The segment ACCTCTTCTTTACCCAAGACATTGTATTTAGCTACTTGTTTGGCAATTGCTGTCGGAAGACCAGCTGTTGAAATCAATAAGAAGTTGGCATAGATTTGATACCCCATACTAAAGAGGGCATTGGCTTCAGCTCGATATTCCCCTAACCAAATATACCAGGGAATAACATAGGCAACACCAAGCAGGCGACTAAGAATATTTCCAGCAGTCAACCAAGCCAAGCCTCTGGCCATTGTCGCCTGTTCTTTGGACTGCTGCATTTCAACTTTTTCGGACATTTTTCTATTACTTTCTATGTAAATATAAGACAGGAAAAACTCATACTCTTCGAAAATCAAAATCAGACGTTGTTGACTTGATTTGATGAACTTCAGTTCTATCTGCCTCTGCGTCGCCTAGTCTGATTTTGATTTTCATTGAGTATTAATTTCTATTTTTGGATTTTCACAAAGTCTAACCCTTTCATTATAAACTTTTATCATACCAAAGTAAAAGAAAAACCCACCCATAAGGTGGGCAAGTCAATCAATTATCAATTGAATGATATTTCACTGTCAACCCTCGTTGTACAGCTGGGCGCTGAGCTATTTTCTCTACCCAGGTCTTTAGATGCTTGTAAGAATCAACATCTAAAAATTCTGCTGAACCTGGATATAGTTCTCCTTGCACCAAGCGACCATACCAAGACCAAATAGCAATATCTGCGATGGTATAAGTGTTACCTGCTACATATTCTCTAGTCGCCAATAGCTGATCCAAGAGATCCAGCTGACGCTTAGTTTCCATTGTATAGCGATTAATCGGATATTCTTGCGCTGTCGGAGCGTAATGGAAGAAATGTCCAAATCCTCCACCAACAAATGGAGCGGCGCCAGTTTGCCAGAAGAGCCAGTTAAGAACCTCTGTCCGCTCTGCCCAAGCTTTTGGTAGGAAGGCGTCAAACTTTTCTGCCAAGTAGAGGAGAATATTGGCTGATTCAAAGACCGAAATCGGTTCTTGCTCGGAATAATCTACCATAGCTGGTATTTTGGAGTTGGGGTTGATGGTAACAAAATCGGAGCCAAATTGGTCTCCTTGACCGATATTGATGAGAAAGAGGTCATATTCAGCTTCGGAAATCCCGAGTTCCTTCAACTCTTCTAGCATAATAGCAACTTTAATACCGTTAGGTGTTCCCAAGGAATAAACTTGGAGGGGCTTGTCACCTTTTGGTAATTTATGTTCAAAGCGACTGCCTGCTGTTGGACGGTTGCCAGATCGGTTGTCATTTTCATCTTCCCACTTCCAAACCAGTGGTTTCGTGTATTCTGTCATTATTTTTCCTCCAAATCATCTATTCCTAGTACATAACGTCGATAGGTCACTTGTAATTCCTGGATATAGCGCCCCAATTCTACCAACTCCTTTGGCGCTCTCCAGGTCAAGCCGGTCAATTCAGCATTGACAAATACCGATAACTGATCGGCCAACAAGTAGAGATTGTCTGAATGGTCGAGTTTCTGGGCGAATTCAACAAGTTTCTCACGCAAAACGGGTGAAATAGTTTCTGGTGACAACTGATAAAGGGCTGATAAATGGGAATAAAATTCTTCACGATTGGCTTTTTTCATACGAAACTCCTATAAATTATCTAATCGGGCCATATACCGACTATGGCTAACCTGCAGTTCCTGGATATAAGAAGCTAAATCAAGCAACTCCTTTGGTGCTTTTCCAGCCTGCTCAAGTAATTCCCTATTCACATATGCAGAAAGCTGACTCGCCAACATATAGAGATTGTCTGAATGGTCAAGTTTCTGGGCAAATTCAACAAGTTTCTCACGCAAAACGGGCGAAATAACTTCTGGTGATAACTGATAAAGGGCTGATAAATGGGAGTAAAATTCTTTACGATTAGCTTTTTTCATAAAAAAACTCCTATATCCTTATTTTTAATATCAGTATATGGTATTTTCACAAGTCTGTCAATATATAGACAATATGTAAAGACCCCCAGTTGAGAATTCGTGGATTTACCTGTACACTAGAATAAAAAAACAATCAACTTCTAACAGGAATTACCACACTCAATTGGAGGTCTTATATGTTTCATTTTACCACACTTTTCATCGGAATGGATGTTCACAAAGAAAGTTTTTCACTCTGCTATTATGATATGATGGCGAATCAATTCAAACATAGCACTAAAGTTGGTCCAAATGTTAGCTATATTGTGAACTATGTGAATGAGCTTCGTCGTTTATATGGTCAAGATGCAGAAGTGTTATGTGGCTACGAAGCCGGATGTCTTGGATTTACCCTATATCACCAGCTACAAGCTCACGGGATTCCCTGTATCGTGATGGCGCCTACAACGGTGATGAAGGAAGGATCTAAGCGTGTTAAGACTGATAAAAAAGATGCAGCTCAGCTCGCAAAAGCTCTGGCCTTTCGTAGCTATCGGCCTGTTCATATTCCTACTGTTGAGGATGAACAAGTCAAAGAATATATCCGCATGAGAACAGACCACAAAGTGGCTCTGAAGAAAATCAAACAACAAATTCTTGCCTTCTGTCTCCGACATGATTTTCGCTATACCGAGGGAAGCAGTAATTGGACACAGAAACATGTCCGCTGGCTCCGTTCCCTAAATCCTGATGGACTTTATGCAGAGATTTTGACAGAATATCTATTGACCTATGAGAAATTAGTAGATCAAATAGAACGGTATGATGCACGAATTGAGCAACTGGGTCAAAGCGACAGTTACCAAGAGAAGGTCTCACGGCTTTCTTGCTTTATTGGCATTAAAACACTAACTGCTCTTTCCATTGTGACAGAAATCGGTGATTTTAATCGCTTTGCGACAGCTCAACATTTTGCTTCTTATCTTGGGCTAACTCCTAGCGAAAATTCTAGCGGCGACAAGGAGAGAAGAGGTGCTATCACCAAAGCTGGGAATAGCCATGTGAGACGACTTCTGATAGAAGCTGCACAATCATTGGCTAAGGGGACGATTGGGTATAAATCCAAAGAATTGAAAAGGAGACAAAGTGGAAACCGAGTGGAGGTGATTGCTTATGCGGATAAGGCTAATGAACGCTTAAGAAGACGTTATCGCACACTTGTTCTAGGAAAAAATAAGAAACAAAATGTTGCTAAAACAGCTATTGCACGAGAATTGTCTGGTTTTATTTGGGGGATGATGACAGGAAGAATAGCTTGAAGCTAGCGCTTGTTTTCATGTACACTTTTGACCATTAAGTTTTATCATCGCAGAGCGATGAGGAATCCCTATTTCTATCCAAAATCACTGGGTGAATTTGGACAGAAATAAGGATTGAAATCATGTTTGAATGGAAAGTATCTTGAAGGAGTTTAGGACTTCAAGGTTTGAGTCATCTACGAAACGACTAAGTGGCACAATTGTGATCCACGCTTATAGAGAGTAGGACTCGCGGCAGAACCATTGACCTGTAGGTAACCAATCCACGAATATCAGAGTGGCCAATGCCCGAAGCTAAGAACTAGGCTCTTTCTAGATACTTTTCATTTTTTTATCAGTTCGATTGTTTTTACTTGACAAAGGGCTTTACATATCAGTCATTTGAATGTAAGCGCCCAATAACAAGGTATATTGAAAAGGCTCCAAAGTCCTGTCGACTCTGGAACCTTTTTCTATTTACAAGCTCTCTTAATATTTTTATCCCATGGCAAATAGGCTTCTAAAACCTCCTTTTTTGCGAGCGACTCCTCATTAGGTAAGTGTTCTAGAAGATAGGTCATATATTTTTCTGCATCAAGTCCGTGTCGCTTAGCTGTTTCTAAAAGACTCAAAATGACAGCTGTCGACTTGGCTCCCTCAAAGCTCTGAGAAAAAAGCCAATTTTTTCTGCCCATCACCAAGGTCTTCATAGCCCTCTCAGCCATATTGTTGGACAGGACTAGGTCACCGTCCGAGAGAACGGCTCGGAAGGTGGTTTCGTATTTGAGGCTATACTCTATTGCAGTACCCAA is part of the Streptococcus suis genome and harbors:
- a CDS encoding IS110 family transposase, giving the protein MFHFTTLFIGMDVHKESFSLCYYDMMANQFKHSTKVGPNVSYIVNYVNELRRLYGQDAEVLCGYEAGCLGFTLYHQLQAHGIPCIVMAPTTVMKEGSKRVKTDKKDAAQLAKALAFRSYRPVHIPTVEDEQVKEYIRMRTDHKVALKKIKQQILAFCLRHDFRYTEGSSNWTQKHVRWLRSLNPDGLYAEILTEYLLTYEKLVDQIERYDARIEQLGQSDSYQEKVSRLSCFIGIKTLTALSIVTEIGDFNRFATAQHFASYLGLTPSENSSGDKERRGAITKAGNSHVRRLLIEAAQSLAKGTIGYKSKELKRRQSGNRVEVIAYADKANERLRRRYRTLVLGKNKKQNVAKTAIARELSGFIWGMMTGRIA
- the yghU gene encoding glutathione-dependent disulfide-bond oxidoreductase — encoded protein: MTEYTKPLVWKWEDENDNRSGNRPTAGSRFEHKLPKGDKPLQVYSLGTPNGIKVAIMLEELKELGISEAEYDLFLINIGQGDQFGSDFVTINPNSKIPAMVDYSEQEPISVFESANILLYLAEKFDAFLPKAWAERTEVLNWLFWQTGAAPFVGGGFGHFFHYAPTAQEYPINRYTMETKRQLDLLDQLLATREYVAGNTYTIADIAIWSWYGRLVQGELYPGSAEFLDVDSYKHLKTWVEKIAQRPAVQRGLTVKYHSIDN
- a CDS encoding bacteriocin immunity protein; its protein translation is MKKANRKEFYSHLSALYQLSPEVISPVLREKLVEFAQKLDHSDNLYMLASQLSAYVNRELLEQAGKAPKELLDLASYIQELQVSHSRYMARLDNL